The region CCATTGCAAAAAAATTACCTCTCTTGATCGTCCCATCGATTGGACAAATCCTAGCCTGCGCATCCACAACCAAATCAGAGCATTGTATCCCGATCCTTTAGCTTTTACTTCATTTCGAGGGAAACAAATCATTCTTCTTTCCTCATGGATTCCTACAGAGGAGGTGGAAATTCCCTCTGGATTGCAAGTTGGTAGCTTTTTCCTTGGGGCGAAAAAAAGGCTTTTCTGCCTTTGTGGAGACGGAAAGCTGATCGGTATCGAGAGGATACAGCCAGAGGGAAAAAAGCCCATGGCAGGTTTTGAATTTTTGAATGGTGCTCGTTTGGAGCCCGGAGATCGGTTTTTGTGAAAGAAAAATTTCTGAAGATTTTACCCTATAGTGGATATGTTTTATTCTTAGGCTTAGGCCTTATCTTGTTTTTTACAGCTGCCTTCTTAGTTGTTGTGGTTCGTACAAAAGACGAACAGAAAGTTCTTATGCCAAACATTACTGGAAAGAACTATATTGAAGTTCATAATGAACTGCAAAGGCTACAGTTAAAGGTAAAACTGGAAACAAAGCGCATTCCAGAAAAAACGGATGGCATCGTACTTTCCCAATCGATCGATGCTGGAAAGGAAGTTGAGGCTGGCAGCAAAATTTATGTGACTGTAAATATTGGTTTTGACCGGGTGACTGTCCCAGATGTGAAAGGCCAGGATTTGAAGAGAGCCCGTGCCATTTTGGAAAAGGTTTTATCTGGAGAAATCTATGTACCTATGTCCATTGGTGGGATCACTTATGTACCTTCGAGGGGTGATGAGCCCGCAGACACAGTCATAGACCAAATCCCACAGGCTGGAAAGGAAACTCATTCGGGTGAAAAGGTCTATCTTCTGGTTACAGAATCCAATACTTCAAAGTCCTCCAAAGTTCTCACACCCAAAGATTGGGAAGAACTACTCATAGCAGTTCCGACACCCTTTGCAGTAG is a window of Leptospira ryugenii DNA encoding:
- a CDS encoding PASTA domain-containing protein; this encodes MKEKFLKILPYSGYVLFLGLGLILFFTAAFLVVVVRTKDEQKVLMPNITGKNYIEVHNELQRLQLKVKLETKRIPEKTDGIVLSQSIDAGKEVEAGSKIYVTVNIGFDRVTVPDVKGQDLKRARAILEKVLSGEIYVPMSIGGITYVPSRGDEPADTVIDQIPQAGKETHSGEKVYLLVTESNTSKSSKVLTPKDWEELLIAVPTPFAVEALQRNKIPYKIQEIQKAKRREDSGIVQSIKVTESGAHITTVFHEAQERMLYDYETVSYEIDDTDVYTAYLSYTDAKTGTEMKREVLTSQKLKEDEMLHLVVYRGPSAKLTLVGLETGEAKTWKWKGVY